A stretch of Flavobacterium sp. N1994 DNA encodes these proteins:
- a CDS encoding phosphoribosyltransferase domain-containing protein, with protein MNQNVILNHQELEHKIKRISYQIFETFSDENEIVLAGIASNGFILAEKISSILSSISDLNITLCEVKIDKSNPFNTVTTSISKEVYTNKGIVVIDDVLNSGSTLIYGVKHFLDVPVKKIKTAVLVDRNHKKFPVKVDFKGISFSTSLKEHVHVVFEKNNNYAYLV; from the coding sequence ATGAATCAAAATGTAATACTAAACCATCAAGAACTAGAACACAAAATTAAAAGAATATCCTATCAAATTTTTGAAACTTTCTCAGATGAAAATGAAATTGTTTTAGCAGGAATAGCAAGCAATGGGTTTATTTTAGCAGAAAAAATAAGTAGTATTCTAAGCTCAATATCCGATTTGAATATAACTTTGTGTGAAGTGAAAATTGACAAATCAAATCCTTTTAATACCGTAACAACATCAATTTCAAAAGAAGTTTACACCAACAAAGGAATAGTTGTCATAGATGATGTTTTAAACTCAGGGTCAACACTTATATATGGCGTCAAACATTTCTTAGACGTTCCTGTTAAAAAAATAAAAACAGCGGTCTTAGTTGATCGAAATCATAAAAAGTTTCCTGTGAAAGTTGATTTTAAAGGGATTTCATTTTCAACATCGCTCAAAGAACATGTTCATGTCGTTTTTGAAAAAAATAACAACTACGCTTATCTAGTGTAA
- a CDS encoding shikimate kinase yields the protein MQKIILVGYMAVGKTTIAQLLAKKIDFRTVDLDKLIEKKMNLTINQIFELKGEIYFRKLEHELFKEILENDENIIISTGGGTPCYANNHLFLNGENCISIYLKASIETIFERLRNGKMDRPLVAHKSEEELKEFVAKHLFERSYFYNQATCTVLIDNKDQESIVKEILELLH from the coding sequence ATGCAAAAAATAATTTTAGTGGGTTATATGGCTGTTGGCAAGACCACAATTGCACAATTATTAGCTAAAAAAATTGATTTTAGAACGGTCGACTTAGATAAATTAATCGAAAAAAAAATGAATTTAACTATCAATCAAATTTTTGAATTGAAAGGAGAAATTTATTTCAGGAAATTAGAACATGAACTATTCAAAGAAATTCTAGAGAACGATGAAAATATAATTATTAGTACAGGCGGAGGGACTCCTTGTTATGCTAATAATCATTTATTTTTAAATGGAGAAAATTGTATTTCAATTTATCTAAAAGCATCTATAGAAACAATTTTTGAGAGACTTAGAAATGGAAAAATGGATAGACCACTAGTTGCTCATAAATCTGAGGAAGAGTTAAAAGAGTTTGTTGCTAAACACCTATTCGAAAGAAGTTATTTTTACAATCAGGCCACTTGTACTGTTTTGATTGATAATAAAGATCAGGAAAGTATAGTAAAAGAAATCCTTGAATTGTTACACTAG
- a CDS encoding MerR family transcriptional regulator has translation MNNVKSVFSIKDLENISGIKAHTIRIWEKRYAILEPMRTETNIRLYDLESLQKLLNITLLHKHGYKISNISKLSNERIPELVNEIISDKSAKHHAISSFKMAMMNFDHTLFFNTYNKLLSEKSFRSVFYEVFIPLLEEIGLLWQAGTVSPAHEHFISYLIKQKLLINTEMVQIKEPVNKDTVFILYLPMNEIHELGLMYLNYEILSHGYKSIYLGESVPTDSLRDVKKYFDNITYICYTTVEPNKEHINPYIKEISEEILDETSKFWLIGRMIHNIDNRLISGKISIFSSIKELVDNL, from the coding sequence ATGAACAATGTTAAAAGTGTTTTCAGTATAAAAGATTTAGAGAATATTTCTGGAATCAAAGCACATACTATAAGAATATGGGAGAAAAGATATGCCATTCTTGAACCCATGAGAACCGAAACCAATATTCGATTATACGATTTAGAGAGTCTTCAAAAATTACTAAACATAACCCTATTACACAAACATGGTTATAAAATTTCGAATATTTCCAAACTCTCTAATGAAAGAATTCCAGAATTAGTGAACGAAATTATATCTGACAAAAGCGCAAAACATCATGCCATAAGTTCTTTCAAAATGGCTATGATGAATTTTGATCATACCTTGTTTTTCAATACTTACAATAAATTACTATCTGAAAAATCATTTAGAAGTGTTTTTTATGAAGTCTTTATCCCACTATTAGAAGAAATTGGGTTATTATGGCAAGCTGGCACTGTAAGTCCTGCACATGAACACTTTATTTCTTATTTAATAAAGCAAAAGCTTTTGATTAATACTGAAATGGTTCAAATAAAAGAACCTGTTAATAAGGATACTGTTTTTATCTTATACCTACCAATGAATGAGATTCATGAATTAGGATTAATGTATCTCAATTATGAAATTTTAAGTCATGGGTATAAAAGTATTTATCTAGGGGAAAGTGTGCCAACAGATAGTTTAAGAGATGTTAAAAAGTATTTCGACAACATAACTTATATATGTTACACTACTGTAGAACCCAATAAAGAACATATAAATCCCTACATTAAAGAAATTAGTGAAGAAATATTAGACGAGACCTCCAAATTCTGGCTTATCGGAAGAATGATTCATAACATAGACAATAGGCTAATCTCAGGAAAAATTAGTATCTTTAGCTCCATAAAAGAGTTGGTTGATAATTTATAA
- a CDS encoding phytoene desaturase family protein produces the protein MKKEIKIIGSGFSSLAAACYLAKEGNYVEVYEKNNTIGGRARQLKKEGFTFDIGPTWYWMPDVFERFFADFGKKPSDYYQLIKLSPAYQVYFGINNFVTIADNLSEIITTFESIEKGSGRKLEAFMKEAQSNYDIAIKDLVYRPGVSPLELITLETAKKVNQFFGNISKDIRRRFTNTQLIQILEFPVLFLGAKPSDTPSFYSFMNFADFGLGTWHPKNGMYSVILAMEKLAKELGVAIHTDSNIEKIIVENGVANAIVVNGKSIKGDIILSGADYHHSETLLEEKYRGYSEKYWENRTFAPSSLLFYVGFDKKIENVEHHTLFFDVDFDVHAQDIYDTPKWPDEPLFYASFPSKTDADVAPSGKEAGIFLIPLAPGLEDTPELREAYFEKIISRFEKLTQQSLKDNILFKESFCLNDFIKDYNSYKGNAYGLANTLLQTAFLRPKLKSKKVKNLFFTGQLTVPGPGVPPALISGKLVSELIEKKTNFTTI, from the coding sequence ATGAAAAAAGAAATCAAAATAATTGGCTCAGGCTTTTCGTCATTAGCGGCTGCATGCTATCTTGCCAAAGAAGGTAACTATGTAGAAGTCTACGAAAAAAATAACACTATTGGCGGAAGAGCACGTCAACTTAAAAAAGAAGGATTTACTTTTGATATAGGGCCAACATGGTACTGGATGCCTGACGTGTTTGAAAGATTCTTTGCCGATTTTGGCAAAAAACCTTCCGATTATTATCAACTGATAAAATTATCTCCAGCGTATCAAGTGTACTTTGGTATCAACAATTTTGTCACTATTGCCGATAACCTATCCGAAATCATAACAACATTCGAAAGTATAGAAAAAGGAAGCGGACGAAAATTGGAGGCTTTTATGAAAGAAGCTCAAAGCAATTATGATATTGCTATCAAAGATTTAGTCTATCGTCCCGGTGTTTCTCCTTTGGAATTAATCACTCTTGAAACGGCAAAAAAAGTAAATCAGTTCTTTGGTAATATTTCCAAAGACATCCGAAGACGTTTCACCAATACCCAACTGATACAAATACTTGAATTTCCTGTACTTTTCCTTGGAGCAAAGCCTTCAGACACTCCCTCCTTTTACAGTTTCATGAATTTTGCTGATTTTGGTTTGGGCACATGGCATCCAAAAAACGGTATGTACAGCGTCATTTTAGCTATGGAAAAATTAGCCAAAGAACTAGGTGTTGCAATACATACGGATTCAAATATCGAAAAAATTATAGTAGAAAATGGAGTTGCTAATGCTATTGTTGTAAATGGCAAAAGTATAAAAGGGGATATTATTTTAAGTGGTGCCGATTACCATCATAGTGAAACATTATTAGAGGAAAAGTATCGAGGCTATTCGGAAAAGTATTGGGAGAATAGAACTTTTGCCCCCTCCTCACTCCTATTTTATGTTGGTTTTGATAAAAAAATTGAAAATGTAGAACATCATACCTTATTTTTTGATGTTGATTTTGATGTTCATGCTCAAGACATTTATGATACTCCAAAATGGCCAGACGAACCTTTATTCTATGCTAGTTTCCCTTCAAAAACAGATGCTGATGTAGCTCCTAGTGGAAAAGAAGCTGGAATATTTTTAATTCCACTCGCACCCGGTCTAGAAGATACTCCCGAATTAAGGGAAGCCTATTTTGAGAAGATAATTTCAAGATTTGAAAAATTGACACAGCAATCTCTAAAAGATAATATCTTATTCAAGGAATCCTTTTGTTTAAATGATTTTATTAAAGATTATAATTCGTACAAAGGAAATGCCTATGGATTAGCCAATACTTTATTACAAACTGCCTTTTTAAGACCTAAATTGAAAAGTAAGAAAGTAAAAAATCTCTTTTTTACAGGACAATTGACAGTTCCAGGGCCTGGAGTTCCTCCTGCTTTGATATCGGGAAAACTTGTATCTGAACTTATCGAAAAAAAAACTAACTTTACAACAATATGA
- a CDS encoding phytoene/squalene synthase family protein: MKSLFDKISFDCSKNVTKSYSTSFSSAVKMLAPNIRQDIYNIYGFVRFADEIVDSFHDYNKEYLFEMFEKDLTSALENKISLNPVLNSFQHTVHKYNIPQTMIAAFMKSMQLDLHKSEYKTFDEYNEYIYGSADVVGLMCLKVFVNGDDTKFNELEHAAMRLGSAFQKVNFLRDLKADYEDLNRTYFPNTDLSRLDEESKQAIIKEIEADFHAGFEGILKLPLEAKFGVYTAYVYYKKLLSKLKKTPSLEIKNTRIRVPDYQKIGLLARCYVNYRLNLL, translated from the coding sequence ATGAAATCACTATTTGATAAAATATCCTTCGATTGTAGTAAAAACGTAACTAAATCTTATAGTACTTCGTTTTCTTCTGCTGTAAAAATGTTGGCTCCTAACATTCGTCAGGACATATATAATATTTATGGATTTGTTCGTTTTGCTGATGAAATAGTGGATTCTTTTCATGACTATAACAAAGAATATTTATTTGAGATGTTTGAAAAGGATTTGACTAGTGCCTTAGAAAATAAAATCAGTTTAAATCCTGTACTGAATTCCTTTCAACATACCGTTCATAAATATAATATTCCACAAACGATGATCGCTGCTTTTATGAAAAGCATGCAATTAGATTTACACAAAAGTGAATATAAAACCTTTGATGAATACAACGAATATATCTATGGCTCTGCTGATGTAGTGGGACTTATGTGTTTGAAAGTGTTTGTAAATGGCGATGACACTAAGTTTAATGAATTAGAACATGCAGCAATGCGATTAGGTTCGGCTTTTCAAAAAGTAAACTTTCTTCGCGACCTAAAAGCAGATTACGAAGATTTGAATAGAACGTATTTTCCCAATACAGATTTATCACGTTTAGATGAAGAGTCTAAACAAGCTATTATAAAAGAAATTGAAGCTGATTTTCATGCTGGTTTTGAAGGGATTTTAAAACTGCCTTTAGAAGCCAAATTTGGTGTTTACACCGCTTATGTTTACTACAAGAAGTTATTATCTAAATTAAAAAAGACCCCATCTCTAGAAATTAAGAATACTAGAATCCGTGTTCCTGATTATCAAAAAATTGGACTTTTAGCTAGATGTTACGTTAATTATCGATTAAACTTATTATAA
- a CDS encoding sterol desaturase family protein — MALQIIVFILTFCIMEFMAWFTHKYIMHGFLWVLHADHHKKDHDSWFERNDAFFIFYAVVSITCFLLWQKGIFELGIAVGLGIFAYGVAYFIVHDIFIHQRFKLFRNANNLYAKGVRRAHKMHHKHIGKGDGECFGMLFVPFKYFKK, encoded by the coding sequence ATGGCTCTCCAAATTATTGTTTTTATACTTACTTTTTGCATCATGGAATTTATGGCTTGGTTTACTCATAAATACATCATGCATGGATTTTTATGGGTTTTACATGCAGATCATCACAAGAAAGACCATGACTCTTGGTTTGAGCGTAATGATGCTTTTTTTATTTTTTATGCTGTTGTAAGTATTACTTGTTTTTTACTTTGGCAAAAAGGTATTTTTGAATTAGGAATTGCCGTTGGACTTGGAATTTTCGCCTACGGTGTAGCCTATTTTATTGTTCATGATATCTTTATCCATCAACGTTTTAAACTATTCAGAAACGCTAATAACCTCTATGCAAAAGGGGTTAGAAGAGCTCACAAAATGCATCACAAACATATTGGAAAAGGAGATGGAGAATGTTTCGGTATGTTATTTGTCCCTTTTAAATATTTTAAAAAATAA
- a CDS encoding DUF4252 domain-containing protein, which yields MRVVVYLTAILASLLLLSCNREPTLQKYFVDNSSKPGFIELDLSSSFINKDKIKLTPEQKTALASFDKMNILAFKLDENNKAQYDVESQKITAILKNKEYQELMKVGSGKDAATVSFVGDENHIDEFILFAKKRENGFAVVRILGDDMNPNNIMNMISLLKSSNINMDQLKPLEGLVK from the coding sequence ATGAGAGTAGTAGTTTATTTAACCGCTATTTTGGCTTCACTCTTGCTATTAAGTTGTAATAGAGAACCCACACTCCAAAAGTATTTTGTTGATAATTCGAGTAAGCCTGGGTTTATTGAGCTTGATCTTTCGTCTAGTTTTATCAATAAAGATAAAATAAAACTGACCCCAGAGCAAAAAACAGCTTTGGCTTCATTTGACAAAATGAATATATTGGCTTTTAAACTAGACGAAAATAATAAAGCACAATACGATGTTGAAAGCCAAAAGATAACGGCTATTTTAAAGAATAAAGAGTATCAAGAGTTGATGAAAGTAGGTTCAGGAAAAGATGCTGCAACAGTTAGCTTTGTTGGTGACGAGAACCATATCGATGAGTTTATCCTTTTTGCCAAAAAGAGAGAAAATGGATTTGCAGTAGTTAGAATTCTAGGAGATGATATGAATCCGAATAATATTATGAATATGATTTCACTGCTAAAAAGCTCTAATATAAATATGGATCAATTAAAACCGTTAGAAGGTTTAGTGAAATAA
- a CDS encoding DUF4252 domain-containing protein: MRKLILSLVLVLSANTFFAQTVFDKFEDQEGITSIVVNKKMFSLLSKMKVDDKETQQYVNLIKKLDNLRVFVTKSDKKADEMKAISDKYIKTASLEELMKINEKGKSVKIFVKSGASDSQIKELMMFIEGSGNEETVLMSLTGDFDLNELSVLTDKMKLPGGDDLKKASKGKK, encoded by the coding sequence ATGAGAAAATTAATTTTAAGTTTAGTATTAGTATTAAGTGCAAATACCTTTTTTGCACAAACGGTTTTCGATAAATTTGAAGACCAAGAAGGGATAACTTCAATCGTGGTTAACAAAAAAATGTTTTCACTTTTAAGCAAAATGAAAGTGGATGATAAAGAGACACAACAATATGTGAATCTAATCAAAAAGCTTGATAATTTGAGAGTGTTTGTTACCAAAAGTGACAAGAAAGCGGATGAGATGAAAGCCATTTCGGATAAATACATTAAAACAGCTTCTTTAGAAGAGTTAATGAAAATTAATGAAAAAGGGAAAAGCGTAAAAATATTTGTAAAATCAGGGGCTTCTGATTCTCAAATCAAAGAACTAATGATGTTTATTGAAGGCTCAGGGAACGAAGAAACTGTTTTAATGTCTTTAACGGGAGACTTTGACTTAAATGAGCTATCGGTATTGACCGATAAAATGAAATTGCCTGGTGGTGATGATTTGAAAAAAGCTTCAAAAGGTAAAAAATAA
- a CDS encoding RNA polymerase sigma factor has protein sequence MNQNEFMQLVNPFKDKLFRVAKRLLVSTEEAEDATQEVLVKLWNRNESLDEYKSVEAVAMTMTKNYCLDQLKSKRASNMKIVHNNFTDREASLQQKVEDSDTWYWVEKIMNELPEQQKLIVQMRDIEEMEFEEISQVLDMNEQAIRTALSRARKVIREKMIKTHHYGIG, from the coding sequence ATGAATCAAAATGAGTTTATGCAATTGGTGAATCCGTTTAAGGATAAACTCTTCCGAGTGGCAAAACGATTACTCGTGAGCACAGAAGAAGCCGAAGATGCTACTCAAGAAGTTTTGGTAAAATTGTGGAATAGGAATGAAAGTTTAGACGAATATAAAAGTGTTGAAGCGGTTGCGATGACCATGACTAAAAACTATTGTTTAGATCAATTAAAATCGAAACGCGCCAGTAACATGAAAATTGTTCACAATAATTTTACGGATAGGGAAGCAAGTTTGCAACAAAAAGTAGAGGATAGTGATACTTGGTATTGGGTAGAAAAAATAATGAATGAGTTGCCTGAACAACAAAAGCTAATAGTGCAAATGCGAGATATTGAAGAAATGGAGTTTGAGGAGATTAGTCAAGTTTTAGATATGAATGAGCAAGCTATTCGTACGGCATTATCAAGAGCAAGAAAAGTGATTAGAGAAAAAATGATAAAAACACATCATTATGGCATTGGATAG
- a CDS encoding S41 family peptidase has protein sequence MRKIVVASLLLFLFTAPIGCTDMNDNAVPDSLEIKDFVWKGMNLYYLWQADVPDLSDTRFANQGELNTYLTPFASPSDLFKSLLYQQNVIDKFSRITSDYTVLEGVLAGNTLNNGMDYGLRYKSGSSGPVFGWVHYVLPNTDAAAKNVQRGTIFYAVNGTPLYQTATDNNLSLLNATTYTINLADYDNGNITPNGQSITLTKTDVAENPIFINTVITHGTHNIGYLMYNGFYPSYDDQLNTMFGNFAAQNVTDLVLDLRYNSGGSINTAVKLASMITGQFSGQLFASQQWNAKAQAYYLNNNPGSLENRFIGGLNGLHLNKVYVLTTKATASASELVINCLKPYINVVQIGDITTGKNVGSVTLYDSPTFGKSDANPNHKYAMQPIVLKIVNKNGFGDYTSGITPTNLLPENFNNMGVLGSTDEPLFNAAYNLIIASGKMLPQVPSVIERDFSNAKTMIPMGTDMYLNHK, from the coding sequence ATGAGAAAAATTGTTGTTGCTTCATTACTGCTATTCTTATTTACTGCTCCTATTGGATGTACTGATATGAATGACAATGCTGTTCCAGATAGTTTAGAAATTAAAGACTTTGTTTGGAAAGGAATGAACTTATACTATCTCTGGCAAGCGGATGTTCCTGATTTATCAGACACTCGTTTTGCTAATCAAGGTGAATTAAATACCTATCTAACTCCATTTGCTTCTCCTTCTGATTTATTTAAATCATTGCTTTACCAACAAAATGTTATAGATAAATTTAGTCGAATTACCAGTGATTACACGGTTCTGGAAGGAGTTCTAGCTGGCAATACTTTAAATAACGGCATGGACTATGGCTTACGCTATAAGTCAGGAAGCTCTGGCCCTGTTTTTGGTTGGGTTCATTATGTGCTGCCTAATACCGATGCCGCTGCTAAAAATGTACAACGTGGTACTATTTTCTATGCTGTAAATGGTACTCCTTTATACCAAACCGCTACAGATAACAACCTCTCGCTGTTAAATGCTACTACCTACACCATCAACCTAGCCGATTATGACAATGGCAATATTACTCCGAATGGGCAATCGATAACGCTAACTAAAACAGATGTTGCTGAAAACCCTATTTTTATCAATACAGTGATTACCCATGGAACCCACAATATTGGGTATTTGATGTACAATGGTTTTTATCCTAGCTATGATGATCAATTGAATACCATGTTTGGTAATTTTGCGGCTCAAAACGTAACCGATTTGGTATTGGATTTACGCTATAATTCAGGAGGTTCCATCAATACTGCTGTGAAATTAGCGAGTATGATTACGGGACAATTTAGCGGACAATTATTTGCTAGCCAACAATGGAATGCTAAAGCACAAGCCTATTATCTCAACAATAATCCAGGTTCTTTAGAAAATAGATTCATCGGGGGATTGAATGGTTTGCACCTCAACAAAGTATACGTTTTAACTACCAAAGCTACTGCCTCTGCTAGTGAATTGGTCATAAACTGTTTGAAACCTTATATCAATGTAGTGCAAATTGGCGACATCACTACTGGAAAAAATGTAGGATCGGTTACTTTATATGACTCTCCTACTTTTGGTAAATCGGATGCGAATCCTAATCATAAATATGCCATGCAGCCTATCGTATTAAAGATTGTAAATAAAAACGGTTTTGGCGATTACACCTCAGGGATTACTCCTACTAATTTGCTTCCTGAAAACTTTAATAACATGGGAGTTTTGGGAAGTACCGATGAACCTCTCTTTAATGCTGCCTATAACCTAATTATAGCCAGTGGCAAAATGTTACCTCAAGTGCCAAGTGTTATTGAACGTGACTTTAGCAATGCTAAGACTATGATTCCTATGGGCACCGACATGTATTTGAATCATAAATAA
- a CDS encoding TonB-dependent receptor plug domain-containing protein → MKKTVRAVAIIALLNSCVYAQEKDSTKVNSLKEVVVSDTKFAQSKEKSGKVIEVITAKDLERKSGQSLATVLSEVSGVEINGNQSANGKNLGYYIRGGKNRQVLILIDGIPVTDASGITLEYDLRLLPVEQVESIEIMKGAASTLYGTGAATGVINITLKKASKKEIQGNAYVNIGSNNTADNSKYNGQDFNQGLSVNGTYQKVNYFAGFNSTETKGMSQIAEPNSAANYEKDPFSRQNLLTKLGFKATEKLTLNFFGNYDRIKNAYDLPFDNTGFDDTNVNKTTSEQIRFGFVPKYQYRHGELVLNAGFTKINRDYSEFNSYTSGTDYSSYGSRSIVVDAFNKYSFSNEFTVIVGVNYQFHDMLSQTPYSTIDNKNTKFNILDGYTTFVYNLDFGLNINTGIRLDNHSAYGNNWVANFNPSFNFKTSFPLKVLASYSTAYITPSLYQLYSEFGNANLTPEANSTIEAGFETELINKKVKFNAVAFYRDQNNAIDFYYNPTTFAAYYINVDGKTKAKGIETSLNIALTSRLNLNGNYTFTQVDEVLDRLIPKHKANASIDFHPTSRTLFNVSYQYFDARKDAFYDANTFGVLTTQLGSYQLVNALVKYELIKSRLTVFGAATNIFNEAFVENLGYSTRGRNFKLGLTIIL, encoded by the coding sequence ATGAAAAAAACAGTAAGAGCAGTGGCTATAATAGCCTTGCTAAACTCTTGTGTCTATGCGCAAGAAAAGGATTCTACCAAAGTGAATTCGTTAAAAGAAGTGGTGGTTTCGGACACCAAATTTGCACAAAGCAAAGAAAAATCAGGAAAAGTAATTGAGGTCATAACGGCTAAAGATTTAGAAAGAAAGTCAGGGCAAAGCTTAGCCACCGTACTATCCGAAGTTAGCGGCGTTGAAATCAACGGAAACCAATCGGCTAACGGGAAAAACTTAGGCTACTACATTCGAGGTGGTAAAAACAGACAAGTTTTAATTTTGATTGATGGGATTCCAGTAACGGATGCCTCGGGAATTACTCTTGAATATGATTTGCGTTTACTGCCTGTAGAACAAGTAGAGAGCATCGAAATCATGAAAGGAGCTGCCAGCACACTTTATGGTACAGGAGCTGCTACCGGAGTGATTAACATCACCTTAAAAAAAGCTTCTAAAAAGGAAATCCAAGGGAATGCTTATGTGAATATTGGTTCCAATAATACGGCAGACAATTCTAAATACAACGGACAAGATTTCAACCAAGGGCTTTCAGTAAATGGCACCTACCAAAAAGTCAATTACTTTGCTGGATTCAATAGTACCGAAACCAAAGGCATGTCTCAAATTGCTGAACCTAATTCGGCTGCTAACTATGAAAAGGATCCTTTTTCTAGACAGAATCTTTTAACGAAATTAGGTTTTAAAGCTACAGAGAAACTAACTTTGAACTTCTTTGGGAATTACGACAGAATCAAAAATGCTTACGATTTGCCTTTTGACAATACAGGTTTTGACGATACTAATGTGAACAAAACTACTTCAGAGCAAATCCGTTTTGGATTCGTGCCAAAATACCAATACCGTCATGGCGAATTGGTCCTAAATGCCGGGTTTACCAAAATCAATCGCGATTATAGTGAATTCAATTCTTATACTTCAGGCACTGATTATTCGTCTTATGGTTCTCGAAGTATCGTGGTAGATGCTTTTAACAAATACAGTTTTAGCAACGAGTTTACTGTTATTGTGGGTGTCAATTATCAGTTTCATGATATGTTGAGCCAAACGCCTTATAGCACTATAGACAACAAAAACACCAAGTTCAACATCTTAGATGGTTACACCACTTTTGTATACAATCTTGATTTTGGATTAAATATCAACACCGGTATTCGTTTGGACAATCATAGTGCTTATGGCAATAATTGGGTAGCCAATTTTAATCCGTCATTCAATTTTAAAACCAGCTTTCCTTTGAAAGTTTTGGCTTCTTACAGCACGGCTTATATCACGCCAAGTTTGTACCAACTCTATTCGGAATTCGGCAACGCTAACTTAACACCTGAAGCCAACTCCACCATAGAGGCAGGCTTTGAAACCGAGTTAATCAACAAAAAAGTAAAGTTCAATGCCGTAGCTTTCTACCGTGATCAAAACAATGCTATCGATTTTTATTATAACCCCACCACTTTTGCAGCCTATTACATAAACGTAGACGGAAAAACAAAAGCCAAAGGAATAGAAACGTCGTTGAACATTGCCCTAACGTCAAGACTAAACTTGAACGGAAACTATACTTTCACCCAAGTAGATGAAGTACTAGACCGATTAATTCCAAAACACAAAGCCAACGCCAGTATCGATTTTCACCCCACATCCCGAACCTTATTCAACGTGAGTTACCAGTATTTTGATGCTAGGAAAGATGCTTTTTATGATGCGAATACGTTTGGAGTCTTAACCACTCAATTAGGGTCTTATCAATTGGTGAATGCTTTGGTAAAATACGAACTTATCAAAAGCCGTTTGACTGTTTTTGGTGCTGCTACTAATATTTTCAACGAAGCTTTTGTAGAGAATTTAGGCTACTCCACCAGAGGACGAAACTTTAAACTAGGATTGACTATTATTTTATAG
- a CDS encoding T9SS type A sorting domain-containing protein has translation MKKLVLLLLFSNFAISQTGVEIRLVNSNVGTPQCDYFFNDWLCNTTNDTGLNAILSNYTVTYFRTYEAHPYPPYQGKIFGFNGTYPAQLITDLRAYSSVVASARYTYGGFSDALYVQFVSAGSIYQTGSIGNVVVTNDAVLNQIFQTYNVFYYSSTNAVVCDCDAIDLKSALDNYTAVIASTQFVQGTVLSNPQFQKPKAIISPNPFSYNFDIQTEQTITNYSITDVMGKTIVSTSSKSNLDNQSSQLSAGMYILNLNFDNGQTANYKLIKK, from the coding sequence ATGAAAAAGTTAGTACTATTACTTTTATTTTCCAATTTTGCTATTTCGCAAACAGGTGTGGAAATTAGATTGGTTAATTCGAATGTTGGAACACCACAATGTGATTATTTTTTCAATGATTGGTTGTGCAACACCACAAATGATACAGGTTTAAATGCTATTTTAAGTAATTATACCGTTACTTATTTCAGGACTTATGAAGCTCATCCTTATCCTCCTTATCAAGGTAAAATCTTTGGTTTTAATGGAACTTATCCTGCTCAGTTAATTACTGATTTGAGAGCTTATTCAAGTGTTGTTGCATCGGCTAGATATACTTATGGCGGATTTAGTGATGCTTTATATGTTCAGTTTGTTAGTGCTGGCAGTATTTATCAGACTGGTTCAATAGGAAATGTAGTCGTAACAAATGATGCTGTTTTAAATCAGATTTTCCAGACTTATAATGTCTTTTATTACTCATCCACTAATGCTGTTGTATGCGATTGTGATGCAATTGACCTAAAATCAGCACTTGATAATTATACTGCGGTAATTGCCTCCACCCAATTTGTACAAGGAACAGTGCTCTCTAATCCGCAATTTCAAAAACCAAAAGCTATCATTTCACCCAATCCATTTTCATATAATTTTGATATTCAAACAGAGCAAACCATCACCAACTATTCTATAACAGATGTTATGGGAAAAACAATAGTTTCAACATCATCAAAATCAAATTTAGATAATCAATCTTCGCAATTAAGTGCTGGAATGTATATCTTGAATCTTAATTTTGATAACGGACAGACAGCCAATTATAAATTGATTAAAAAATAA